Proteins encoded together in one Antennarius striatus isolate MH-2024 chromosome 13, ASM4005453v1, whole genome shotgun sequence window:
- the LOC137606355 gene encoding histone H4: MSGRGKGGKGLGKGGAKRHRKVLRDNIQGITKPAIRRLARRGGVKRISGLIYEETRGVLKVFLENVIRDAVTYTEHAKRKTVTAMDVVYALKRQGRTLYGFGG, encoded by the coding sequence ATGAGtggaagaggaaagggaggCAAAGGACTCGGCAAAGGAGGCGCCAAGCGTCACCGCAAGGTTCTGCGCGATAACATCCAGGGGATCACTAAACCTGCCATCCGCCGCCTGGCTCGCCGTGGCGGTGTGAAGCGTATCTCGGGCCTGATCTACGAGGAGACCCGCGGTGTGCTGAAGGTGTTCCTGGAGAACGTGATCCGTGACGCCGTCACCTACACCGAGCACGCCAAGAGGAAGACGGTCACCGCCATGGATGTGGTGTACGCCCTGAAGAGACAGGGCCGCACCCTGTACGGCTTCGGAGGCTAA
- the LOC137606354 gene encoding histone H4 — protein sequence MSGRGKGGKGLGKGGAKRHRKVLRDNIQGITKPAIRRLARRGGVKRISGLIYEETRGVLKVFLENVIRDAVTYTEHAKRKTVTAMDVVYALKRQGRTLYGFGG from the coding sequence ATGAGCGGAAGAGGAAAGGGAGGCAAAGGACTCGGCAAAGGAGGCGCCAAGCGTCACCGCAAGGTTCTCCGTGATAACATCCAGGGGATCACCAAGCCCGCCATCCGCCGTCTGGCTCGCCGTGGCGGTGTGAAGCGTATCTCCGGTCTGATCTACGAGGAGACCCGCGGTGTGCTGAAGGTGTTCCTGGAGAACGTGATCCGTGACGCCGTCACCTACACCGAGCACGCCAAGAGGAAGACGGTCACCGCCATGGATGTGGTGTACGCCCTGAAGAGACAGGGCCGCACCCTGTACGGCTTCGGAGGTTAA
- the ins gene encoding insulin, with product MAALWFQSITLLVLLVVSWPGSQAVAAPQHLCGSHLVDALYLVCGDRGFFYNPKRDIDSLLGFLPPKAAGAAATGGENEVAEFAFKDQMEMLVKRGIVEQCCHRPCNIFDLQNYCN from the exons ATGGCAGCTTTGTGGTTCCAGTCCATCACCCTGCTGGTCTTATTGGTCGTCTCGTGGCCAGGCTCCCAGGCCGTCGCTGCTCCTCAGCACCTGTGTGGCTCTCACCTGGTCGACGCCCTTTACCTGGTCTGTGGGGACAGAGGCTTCTTCTACAACCCCAAGAGAGACATTGACTCTCTGTTGG GTTTCCTCCCTCCAAAGGCCGCAGGAGCCGCAGCAACAGGTGGAGAGAATGAAGTGGCGGAGTTTGCCTTCAAGGACCAGATGGAGATGCTGGTGAAGCGAGGCATCGTGGAGCAATGCTGCCACAGACCCTGCAACATCTTCGACCTGCAGAACTACTGCAACTGA
- the LOC137606303 gene encoding E3 ubiquitin-protein ligase RNF26-like: MDAVNFVWLALGRCVDGFFLLLDLVIGSFNSLLDLLSGFSASHHVLLTESTLAEYWNFALFSFLTASEAVSSAACGALHIAEDWLQTFGGVFESFKMVGHLSCHVAWRIKDVLHRGLISGSCILRQTFEGLCIGLSLVVYFFNTLVNLVLIGTQNCLSGLAGVWEVVEDPVYKTVELTLTLLTFLYSCLVGASVLLWTSCQLLVDFLGGLGRVFFTVIMVDSYGLLIAAVFVSLVFLLLNTKRPAFTRRLNPFSVIAPLRTGSVPMIPDQPLANQQVQEDGSPTRLGNTDATNTDPGLTVNEMDCQDVASARGKKTSSPQVPSGMGAYGDRLTDTNLLGLLKEQEERKKCVICQDLTKKVLLLPCRHLCLCRHCTDILIQRRNVQQRCCPLCREPISETMDVYL; encoded by the coding sequence ATGGATGCAGTGAACTTTGTCTGGCTTGCTCTTGGGAGATGTGTGGACggcttcttcctgctgctggaccTGGTCATCGGGTCGTTCAACTCGCTGCTCGACCTCCTGTCTGGGTTCAGTGCTTCCCACCACGTCCTCCTGACGGAATCGACTCTGGCGGAATACTGGAATTTTgctctcttctccttcctgaCTGCCAGTGAGGCCGTCTCCAGTGCCGCCTGTGGAGCCCTACACATTGCGGAGGACTGGTTACAGACATTTGGAGGGGTTTTTGAGAGTTTCAAGATGGTGGGACACCTTTCTTGTCACGTGGCGTGGCGCATCAAGGACGTGCTGCACCGTGGGCTCATCTCAGGGAGCTGCATCCTGCGCCAGACGTTTGAGGGCCTCTGCATCGGCCTCAGCCTCGTCGTTTACTTTTTCAACACGCTGGTCAACTTGGTCCTCATCGGCACGCAGAACTGTCTGTCTGGGTTGGCGGGCGTTTGGGAGGTGGTCGAGGACCCTGTGTACAAAACAGTGGAGCTGACCCTGACCTTGCTGACCTTTCTCTACAGCTGCTTGGTCGGGGCTTCTGTGCTGTTGTGGACTTCCTGCCAGCTGCTTGTGGACTTCCTGGGAGGACTGGGCCGCGTCTTCTTCACTGTCATCATGGTGGACTCTTATGGCCTGCTCATCGCAGCGGTCTTTGTCAGCCTGGTGTTTCTGTTACTGAACACCAAGCGACCTGCCTTCACCCGGCGATTGAACCCTTTTTCGGTCATCGCTCCTCTGAGAACTGGTAGCGTACCGATGATACCGGACCAGCCGCTGGCCAATCAACAGGTCCAGGAGGACGGTAGCCCAACCAGGCTTGGTAACACAGATGCTACTAACACAGATCCTGGCCTCACCGTGAACGAGATGGACTGTCAGGATGTTGCATCAGCGAGGGGCAAAAAGACATCATCCCCACAGGTCCCCTCCGGCATGGGAGCCTACGGCGACCGTCTGACAGACACCAACCTGCTCGGCCTGTTAAAGgagcaggaagagaggaaaaagtGCGTCATCTGTCAAGACTTGACTAAGAAGGTGTTGTTGCTGCCTTGCCGACACCTCTGCCTCTGCCGGCATTGCACCGACATCTTGATCCAACGGCGAAATGTGCAGCAGCGCTGCTGCCCACTCTGCCGGGAGCCCATCAGCGAGACTATGGACGTGTACCTCTGA